Below is a window of Humulus lupulus chromosome 9, drHumLupu1.1, whole genome shotgun sequence DNA.
GCCACGATCAAGGGAACCTTGGTGTAGAATTCTCTTCAATTGAAGGTCCCTTATGAAGAAACCATGAGAATGAAATTCAATAAAGACATTATTGTCAAGACAGAACTTATATCTGAAAGTAAATTGGCAGATAGATTTAGAACATGAAAGACTTTATTGAGTTTGAAGTTATGTTGAGATGTATGAATAATAGAATTACCAGTAGAGGAAATAGAGAGTTTGTGACCATTACCTACGATTACCATATCAGATCCGGAGTAAGGGTTGAAGGTGTCAAGCTAGTTTGTGTTTCGGGGTAAAGTGATGGGAAACACCTGAATCCAGCAACCAGGATTCCTCTGCAATAGTGCTTGAGCTAGCAACCATGGCTTGCATTGAAGGAGccgaagggggggggggggcagcaGAGGGAGCAAGTAGATTGGGATTGAACCTGCGATAGCACTGTAAGGCATTGTGACCTGGCTTCATGCAGAGTTGGAATATAATGCGGGAATTTTTGGAGGAGCCTTAACCTGCAGAAGAACCACAACCAGCAGAAGAATTGAGTGAGGCATTTACTCGACCAGGTGGGGGACGAGTCCAGAGTTGGTTTCATGAATTTGATTGGTGTCTATAGGCAGCATTAGCCGCAATCGTAGTCAATTCGTCAATGGAGTTCTGTTGCTCGAGTCTGGATTCGTGAGCAAAAAGAAGATTGGAGGCTTGTTCGAACGATATTCCCTTGCTTTTGGAAGTGACAGAAACAACAAATGAGTAATAATCAGAACTGAGACCAGCTAAGAGGTAAAGAAGCGGATCATGATAAGAGATTTTCTCTAAAATTGCTGCAAGTTGATCCGTGAGGTTCTTCACTTTGAGAATGTAGTCCATCATCGTCATTGATCCCTTCTTGATCGTCTGAAGCAATAAGCGGAGTTGCATAATGCGTGCATAGGAGGAGGAATAATAAATTTGTTGCAAGGCAGTCCAAGCAGTGTGGCTCGGTGTGTGTCCAACGATTTGGGCCATGATCTCAGGGGACAGAGAGGAGTAGATCCAAGAAAGAATCAATCGATCTTTCTTGCACCATTGGACAAACTCGTGGTTGAGAGCAGTGGAGCCAGAGATCGTCTGCGCTGGAGCTTGATTGGTGCCTTCAAGAAAGTCATCTATGCCGTTTGCATAGATGATATTCTCCATTTGTGCGCGTCTCTGAAGGAAGTTGGTCCTTTCCAATTTGACAGAAAAGGAGTGATTCAAGGCATTAGAGAGAGTCAAGAATTCTTGTTTTTGAACTGTAAGACCGGAGTATGTAGAGGATGAAGCGGAAGATTCTTTTGATGATGGTGAGATCTCCATGGGAGAGCCAAAGAGAGCTCGAATTTTTTTTTTAGGGAAAACAGGGTTGTAGATCAAATGGTTGTGATACCAAGTTAAGATTTGAGAAAAGAGAGAAAGTAATGGTGTTGATAAAATAACGTGATTAGAGGCACCAGCTGagcttctatttatagagatagGAATACAAGAAtatgaaaagaaaagagaagcGGGAAAAGCAAGAAAAGAGGTACAAGAGACTAACTAATTAACAGAATTAGTTAACTAATAATAGTCTCCTAATTACAATGGTTAACACAATTTTGAATTTATGTAACAATGATAGATCTACAAAGGTTTATCTTTGATCAACAATGAATACTGATTTGGAGAAATAGTAACACATAATCGAATAGACTAAATTAATGTTTCAAAAGCAAGAATAATgtcatattatatacccaaactTAATAACAATGATAAAGTCAAACCTGAATTATTTAAGGCAGAAAAAATAGAAAAGGCCTTGGTTCCATTCTCCATAAACTCAATGGTCCTTTCTCTATAATCTTATATCACAAATAGACGCATTCAAAGAATATGCACAAAATGTATGAAATGGAACAAAAGATCCCCTTTTAAATAATGAATCCATGAGCTTTTGTCCCAGTAAAAATGATGAGGGAGATATGAGAGATGAACTCGTGATTCTGCAAATGGGCTTAGtgagaaataaatataatatatatatatatataaatagagagaGAAGAGATAGGAAGCTTCTCTGGTTCCTTAATGATGAAAGAAAATCAAGCCAGTTTTTCTTGATCTAAGAACTCAAATATTCAACAGTCTTCCTCTTCTTTTTGCTTCTAAGGATCAAATACAGTCTGGCGTCTGGGAATGAACTGGAGGTGGGCGACGGGGCAGGCTGCTGCTGTAACTGttattaagatattttttttttaattagttattaatatattttttaataatgagGATGGGGATTGGAGGTGTGTCATGAGGAGAAATGTATTATCAATAGATTATGCTTATTACCACacgtttattaaaaaaaaaaaaaaactcaacttTGAAAATATATACATAGCAGacttttataataattaaaaatatatatatatttttatggagATTGTATAGTGGAGATTCATTTTTATCCTTCTCATACAACATGCTTCTTTCATGGATACGTGAGGATGTCTTGACCATAATTTATTTAATGATGTTGTTCATTGTATAACAATTCTCCTGTAGTATTtcgaaaaattctgaataataaggattattttggtcgattacctatttgaatcttttatttttaaaaatttacttATAGACCTCGTTTTTTGTCACAATATTAAATTTATGAACATAAGGATCGATTAGTTGAACACTATATATTGACCGATTACCCATTTCGACACTTCATTTTTacaaattaacctttggactatgtatttattcaaaaaaatttaaaattctttataaaaagcaaattatataaatttatataatttatattttctgtTAGGGTTctcaccattttgaaccttgtattttaatCGATTGCCCGTTTGaactatttatttttaaaaattaacttgcggacctcgtattttgtcaaaaagttaaaaataaaaatagatagattattaAGTAGtgttattatatatagatatttttaattgacatatattataattattattaaaataaaaaaatagataaagcTTTTTTGTTGATTAATTAATAGCTATAAATTAGAAAAGTAGAGCAAAAAATGAGGAAAATTGacgtttattattataattttatatatggtcttaacatatatttttataaaactatttatgtttaaataaaaaagataaataatatgaataaactatttttttatgacAGTGTTTTCTCCATCAATTTGGTCTTGGTGGTTATGATTGTCCATCAATTTATTAAGTTGTTATGAAGTTGTTTcattttatttcattcaaaagatttttttttaaatgaaaaagatTAAAAGTTTTCAAGATATCAATAAATTATATATCtcttcaaaaataaattattataataataccaaTTTGAATATAAATATTCAGAATTTGAATAATTCGGTTATGACTCTattaattacttttatattttatCTTATTTATCCATAAATGTTATTAAAAAGAATAGCATGTGaagaatttttaatttttaattttatatatttatagatttttAGATAGTTTAGATATTATAGTACATTGTTTTCTCCATTAATTTGGTCTTGGTGGTTATGAATTGTCCATCAATCTATTAAGTTTGTTATGAAGTTGTTTCattttatttcgttcaaaagatTTT
It encodes the following:
- the LOC133799561 gene encoding uncharacterized protein LOC133799561, translating into MEISPSSKESSASSSTYSGLTVQKQEFLTLSNALNHSFSVKLERTNFLQRRAQMENIIYANGIDDFLEGTNQAPAQTISGSTALNHEFVQWCKKDRLILSWIYSSLSPEIMAQIVGHTPSHTAWTALQQIYYSSSYARIMQLRLLLQTIKKGSMTMMDYILKVKNLTDQLAAILEKISYHDPLLYLLAGLSSDYYSFVVSVTSKSKGISFEQASNLLFAHESRLEQQNSIDELTTIAANAAYRHQSNS